In Oleiharenicola lentus, the following are encoded in one genomic region:
- a CDS encoding beta-galactosidase, with the protein MHPNPSDPSAPPPRPWHDGSILLGTVYNVFHSEYATDEEFFARVDTDLAAIRAANIRHLLVFPLSQWDHATRRLKWERTDYLVRKIEEAGLKFVPLLLKEEQCGHYFPPWQFETLPEIRQQHHVPGPNRNNREHVDFIHPEVFPLLEDYFRAVIGRYGRSPALAFYNIWNEPHYSHQSPHVVARFGDWLQKKYGTLAELNRAWGDDFTAWEQVTPFLADDWDSSMPSIDWGLFRNELNGVILGELRAMLHRYDRSRAINANPVGTPWSNFGDFGGYNTDNWQFTAHEEFAGLSYYPDALDRPHREQPFPLWWHNLTFAVTRSAAGPKPYILTELYTNGKSGLTLGGWLDRATVWQLAWTALANDCKGLFYWKWQPFARGRQALGRGLTTMDGTLAPRGEAVRELGAVLAQWGDTLMAARLETRPVGVLLDMNGLLKCLEQNPQRGLRHFLYQSNAGLFRALDEDNHGVDFLRTDRPLDLAQLRAYRVLFLPFQIVLRRSLAPLLREYVAAGGCLVADCMTASLDELDFAYATQPGAGLDEVFGARRLDWVAEEKSHRVIWSRESGPTHFTAAVYREILQPAPGAEVLATFADTGTPAAVRHRHGLGQTLLLGFALGGTLHTDPGSPLRSLLHGWLRPLLGPAAFTWAGAGAPPMIRRHERGRDQVFYLINPAATTVEGTLSVPVTGAVTVETLVGPKACSVQPADGTSSLRLHVRLEPAGVLVLLLHPA; encoded by the coding sequence ATGCACCCGAATCCGTCCGATCCCTCCGCCCCGCCGCCGCGCCCCTGGCACGACGGCTCCATCCTGCTCGGCACCGTCTACAACGTGTTCCACAGCGAATACGCGACCGACGAGGAATTCTTCGCGCGGGTCGACACCGACCTCGCGGCCATCCGGGCGGCCAACATCCGCCACCTGCTCGTCTTTCCCCTCAGCCAGTGGGACCACGCGACCCGCCGCCTGAAGTGGGAGCGGACCGACTATCTCGTGCGGAAGATCGAGGAGGCGGGCCTCAAGTTTGTGCCGCTGCTGCTCAAGGAGGAACAATGCGGCCACTATTTCCCGCCCTGGCAGTTCGAGACCCTGCCCGAGATCCGGCAGCAGCACCACGTGCCCGGCCCCAACCGCAACAACCGCGAGCACGTTGACTTCATCCACCCGGAGGTTTTCCCGCTGCTCGAGGACTATTTCCGCGCCGTGATCGGCCGCTACGGCCGCAGCCCCGCCCTCGCCTTCTACAATATCTGGAACGAGCCGCACTACAGCCACCAGTCGCCCCACGTGGTGGCGCGCTTCGGCGACTGGCTGCAAAAAAAATACGGCACGCTGGCGGAGCTCAACCGCGCCTGGGGCGACGACTTCACCGCCTGGGAACAAGTCACGCCGTTCCTCGCCGACGACTGGGACTCGAGCATGCCGTCGATCGACTGGGGCCTTTTTCGCAACGAGCTCAACGGCGTCATCCTCGGCGAACTGCGCGCGATGCTGCACCGTTACGACCGCAGCCGCGCGATCAATGCGAACCCCGTGGGCACACCGTGGAGCAACTTCGGCGACTTCGGCGGTTACAACACCGACAACTGGCAGTTCACCGCGCACGAGGAATTCGCCGGGCTGTCCTACTACCCCGATGCGCTCGACCGGCCGCACCGCGAACAGCCCTTTCCGCTCTGGTGGCACAATCTGACCTTTGCGGTCACCCGCTCGGCCGCCGGGCCGAAACCCTATATCCTCACGGAACTCTACACGAACGGTAAGTCCGGCCTTACGCTCGGCGGCTGGCTGGACCGGGCCACGGTGTGGCAGCTGGCCTGGACCGCGCTGGCGAACGACTGCAAGGGGCTGTTCTATTGGAAATGGCAGCCCTTCGCGCGCGGGCGGCAGGCGCTCGGCCGCGGCCTCACGACCATGGACGGCACCCTCGCCCCCCGCGGCGAAGCCGTGCGCGAACTCGGGGCGGTGCTCGCGCAGTGGGGCGACACCCTCATGGCCGCCCGTCTGGAAACCCGGCCGGTCGGCGTCCTGCTCGACATGAACGGGCTGCTGAAATGCCTTGAGCAAAACCCGCAGCGCGGCCTCCGCCACTTCCTCTACCAGAGCAACGCCGGACTTTTCCGCGCACTCGACGAGGACAACCACGGGGTGGATTTTCTCCGGACGGACCGGCCGCTCGATCTCGCGCAACTGCGCGCCTACCGCGTGCTCTTCCTGCCGTTCCAGATCGTCCTGCGCCGCTCGCTCGCCCCGCTCCTGCGGGAATACGTGGCCGCTGGCGGCTGCCTTGTCGCCGACTGCATGACGGCGAGTCTCGACGAGCTCGACTTCGCCTATGCCACGCAGCCGGGCGCGGGCCTCGACGAGGTGTTCGGCGCCCGCCGGCTCGACTGGGTCGCGGAGGAAAAATCGCACCGCGTGATCTGGTCGCGCGAGTCCGGTCCGACGCACTTCACGGCCGCGGTTTACCGGGAAATCCTCCAGCCGGCCCCCGGCGCGGAAGTGCTCGCAACTTTCGCCGACACCGGCACGCCGGCGGCGGTCCGCCACCGCCACGGTCTCGGCCAGACCCTGCTCCTGGGCTTTGCCCTCGGCGGCACCCTGCACACGGATCCGGGCAGCCCGCTCCGCTCCCTGCTGCACGGTTGGCTGCGCCCGCTCCTCGGGCCCGCCGCGTTCACCTGGGCCGGCGCCGGCGCTCCCCCGATGATCCGCCGGCATGAACGCGGACGGGATCAGGTGTTCTATCTCATCAACCCTGCCGCCACCACCGTGGAGGGCACGCTTTCAGTGCCGGTGACCGGAGCGGTGACTGTGGAAACTCTGGTCGGGCCGAAGGCCTGCTCCGTGCAACCGGCCGACGGCACTTCGTCCCTGCGCCTGCACGTGCGGCTCGAACCGGCCGGCGTCCTCGTCTTGCTGCTCCACCCTGCCTGA
- a CDS encoding MFS transporter produces MTAPSPSPSAGPTIPSGPALRLPEKIGYACGDVASVLYYRTVALFLPIFYTDVFGITPAAFALMLLVTRAWDVANDPMMGMIADRTQTPHGKFRPWLRWMALPWVVCGVAMFTVPDLGPTGKLIYAYVTFTLYQMVYTAVNIPYGAMLGVISPNPADRTVLASFRFYGAYTGDLVVKGSMLFLIAYLGAGDEAAGYQRTVLLYGLLSAGLFLVTFHTTRERVLPPPGQQMNIRQDLAELVRNGPWLVVCGLGVFKLLWISIRDGATLYFFKYFVTDWQVWTTPFLILTTVATLAGVACTRPITDLLGGKRRAFIMVNFAVALVSLGYFFVGPADIGLIIGIGVLSSFLGGPLLPLFWSMIADTADYGEWKNGRRITGLTFSAGTFSHKAGAALGGAAAAFVLGLSGYEANVAQSEEALGGIRLLMGVVPAAMGALTALFGLFYPIDGRMEKQMEAELAARRREQTAT; encoded by the coding sequence GTGACCGCTCCCTCGCCCTCTCCTTCCGCCGGCCCCACCATCCCGTCGGGCCCGGCTCTGCGCTTGCCGGAAAAAATCGGCTACGCCTGCGGTGATGTCGCCTCCGTGCTCTACTACCGCACGGTCGCGCTCTTCCTGCCGATCTTTTATACCGATGTCTTCGGGATCACCCCCGCCGCCTTCGCGCTGATGCTGCTGGTCACGCGGGCCTGGGACGTGGCGAACGACCCGATGATGGGCATGATCGCCGACCGCACCCAAACGCCACACGGCAAGTTCCGGCCCTGGCTCCGCTGGATGGCCCTGCCTTGGGTCGTCTGCGGCGTGGCCATGTTCACGGTGCCGGATCTTGGCCCGACTGGAAAACTCATCTACGCCTACGTCACCTTCACTCTCTACCAGATGGTTTATACGGCCGTGAACATCCCTTACGGCGCGATGCTGGGCGTGATCTCCCCCAACCCGGCCGACCGCACCGTGCTCGCGTCCTTCCGCTTCTACGGGGCCTACACCGGCGACCTCGTCGTCAAAGGCTCCATGCTCTTCCTCATCGCCTATCTCGGGGCGGGGGACGAGGCCGCCGGCTACCAGCGGACCGTGCTGCTTTACGGCCTGCTGTCCGCGGGCCTTTTCCTGGTGACCTTCCATACCACCCGCGAACGCGTCCTGCCGCCTCCGGGCCAGCAGATGAACATCCGCCAGGACCTCGCGGAACTCGTGCGCAACGGCCCCTGGCTCGTGGTCTGCGGACTGGGCGTGTTCAAGCTGCTGTGGATCTCGATCCGCGACGGCGCCACCCTCTACTTCTTCAAATATTTTGTCACGGATTGGCAGGTCTGGACCACACCCTTCCTTATCCTGACCACGGTCGCCACGCTCGCGGGCGTGGCCTGCACCCGGCCGATCACCGATTTGCTCGGCGGGAAACGCCGGGCCTTTATCATGGTCAACTTTGCCGTGGCGCTGGTTTCGCTCGGCTACTTCTTCGTCGGTCCGGCCGACATCGGCCTGATCATCGGCATCGGCGTGTTGTCCTCATTCCTCGGCGGCCCGCTCCTACCGCTGTTCTGGTCGATGATCGCCGACACCGCCGACTACGGCGAATGGAAAAACGGCCGGCGCATCACCGGCCTGACGTTCTCCGCGGGCACCTTCTCGCACAAGGCCGGTGCGGCGCTCGGCGGGGCCGCCGCCGCCTTCGTGCTCGGGCTCTCCGGCTACGAGGCGAATGTCGCCCAGTCCGAGGAGGCCCTCGGCGGCATCCGCCTGCTCATGGGCGTCGTGCCCGCCGCCATGGGCGCGCTGACCGCGCTGTTCGGTCTCTTCTATCCGATCGACGGCCGGATGGAAAAACAGATGGAAGCCGAGTTGGCGGCCCGTCGCCGTGAACAGACGGCGACCTGA